The genomic stretch ATCGTGACGTCATGAAGGCGTCAAAATGTGGCTTGGGAATGTGGAAATCATTCTTGATGCAATCGAGTTACGATCTGCAACGACTTCACGATGGTTACACTGGAGACGGTGCACGGTCCTGCCATTGACTAGCAGCAGGGTCAAACTCTATCAGAAGGGCCGGCAAGACGGTGAGGGCGAGTCGAGCTTCTAAGATGACAGCGGCGCCAATTAGCTAGTTGCCGAAGATAAACAATCGAGAGCGCGTAGCCCAGGTTTCATCATGACACGCAAGGAAAGAGCCAAGATGAGGCTTTTCAAGATACGGCACCGCAGACATTCCTTTCCTGGTTTACTGTCAAAGGAATAGTGTTTCGAAGTTTGCAGGTCAGACGACCGTCGCACGAAACCAGACGGTTTTCAACGGTCCAGTGACTTCTGTGTTGGTAGCCGAGGGGCGCAATCGCAAAGTTGGAAGTCGACTATCGTATTCCTAGTCATCGTCATGTTAGCGAAAAATCCATGATTCCATGTGGAAAAGTCTTGGAATTGTTGGCATAGCGTCCATTTGCCCTAAAGCGGTAATAAGCGCCCGACCACACACACGATTCACCGATCTGAACACTAGCACATCATGCCAGGCATACGTACATACAGTAATATGCAGGTGAGTCACAACGCCGTTTGCTGTACGTCTGACCCACCTTTTTCTCGCTGGGTCTAGAAGGACGCAAATCCCAAATACCCAAAAAATTCCATCCTGTCCCATAGCGGTAACTTGCTCGATGCCAGGAGAGCAGCGGGTAAATCTGATGACGGGCGGCGGCGCGCGCGCTCAAAAGAAGCAAACCAACGTCATTCCGAATTGCGGGAACACATGCCAACCATACACCTCGCTCGGACTGAAGCGCAGTGAGTCTGAATGGGCGGGATTTGTTGCCGGCGCGCGGCGATTGCTTGCACATGCTTGCTCCATATCTTAGCAATAGATAATATTGTAGAACTTGACTTGTTTCCGCTGTAACTATCGGTGCAAGTTGGAAGATGAAGGGTTCAGCCACATTACACGTCGATAGCAGACTTGGGGCTACTGCCCGCTGTCGCAAGTCGGAGCCAGACTTTCGCCTTGTACCAAGCAAAAGAAACGACACCAGACTACCAGCGTTGCATAGTTAGTTATCCACCACGCTGTAACTAAACTGCAGGGGGCGGGGATACCATCGTAAACAGGCTGGCAGTTCCGACATGTCATCGTCTTGCAAAAAATGCCACGGTTGCAATCTATCAAACCAAATAGATGCAGGGAGCCTGAGGAAGGGCAATAAGTGCCGAGACACCATTCTACATGAATCTAGTCGAGATTACACTCACGCCCCAGGGGGGATGGCGCAGTGGTAGTGCGCCTGGTTGCTTCTGCTAGCTTGCTCGCAGAGGTTGAAGGTTCGAAtccttctcccctcaccgCTATAATAATTCTATTATTCTAGCTTTACCAAAAAACATCGAACGGCTCCTTTCGAAACCTGGAAAGTTTTTCACCAATACCCCGCACGCTTAACGCTAGCCGCCGCCGTACAACCGAGCCACAAAGTACCGCCGAGACGAAAATATGCCGCAACTGCCGCTATATACAACAAACGTTCAAGGTCCCATGACTTTTTCCCCTACGAGGTTTTTTTTCAGTCTTAGGAGCACGGGGTTATTATAGCAAAGGGATTGGTCACAAAGGTGGAGATAAACGGGTGTCTATTACAAggtctctctctctttcctgTATAGAAGCAAAAAACCCAAACCCCCATAGTCAAACTCGACCAAAGAAACGAAATCCTACGGGTATAGAGGGAAAAAACTAGTCAAACGGCCCTAGGCcaccgtcctacatagtctctgactgaaaaaggacgttaatggatactactactactactactactacacACACGCCCCCACAACCGAATTTCCGGTGTGAAATCAGTTGAGCAAACTCGAATCAGGCCTTTTGCTCCGATACGGCCCACCGCCGTATCCCCAGCTGACACATGTGTCCAACAAACGAACCCGACTATCAGGTTTGCGCGAGTTGCGAAAGGCAACGACGATTTCTAAGCGATTCGTACGGACCCCTGAGCCGGTCTGTCCGCAGCAGTAAAGCGAGTCGAGTCAATGTGGAAAAAAGAAAACGCCAAAGCACAAACATCGGTCAAGACAAGGACGACTTTACATATTATACGGTGACTATGCTTGCCTTAGGCGCCGCGCCACGCCAGCTCGCTTGCCCTCTCTTTCGGTCTCGGAACGGGGTTTAGGATGCTAATCCCAATCCTCCAACGTTGTGGAAAACCAGAAAGAAAAAGACCAGAGCAGACACCGGAGATATAGTTCCGCTCCTGATTCGTGCACCTAGTTCTAAAATGCGTCGGAAAGATGAAAATGAAAAGTACACGGCCGAGAGTACGTTGAGCCGCACCGCGTGCCCGGACGCTCAGCACCCCGATCGCATGTCGTGTAGCCGGAAAAGAAGTACCGGGGTAGAACCGAGAGTGCGCTGACAGGACGAAGACGTCGATTTCTTTTTTCCCAGCCTTAGCATGACAAGTCGACAAAAATCCGCCAATGACATTGACATATTTCATAATTAGTTTATGAAAGCTGGTTATTGTTAATTCGTGGCAAAAAACGAATAGAGACGGCGCCACCACCAAGCGGATATCATGCATCTATACCGAAAGCTTCGCGTATAAGGTTTTCCAATCTTTGCGCGCCCGCAGTATTAGATAACCGAGACCGATACTCAGAAAAGGGCATCGCGCACCGCACCGTCGCCGTCCATCGGCTTCGTTGGTGCGTGCGTCGTGGTCCAGCCCGTCCGTCCGTCCGTCGCGCTCCCGTACCCGACCCTATTCCACACCTGCCATCTAGAGGGTAAGTAGCACGACCCATGTACCATAATCCATACCATAATCCATAGACCTAAATTTGGCGGCTTGTCCGCAATGCTTAGACTAGAGAGGAGTGGTAGCGAAGGTGCGTGGTGCTAATGTTGATCAATATGGGGTCAGGGCAGCAGATCGTACAAAGCAAAAGTCCCTTGACCGTGGTGGGTGGGTGCAAAGACTCTGGAGTGCAGATCTTGAGGACGCGCCACCGTTCCACGTTGCGGTACGGGCTTTGTTACGGACCCTTGTGCTGTCGTGCATGTCATAGCTAAGCTCAGTGATTGTATCCTTGATTTGATGAAGCGTCACTTTGAACCGACGAGAGATTGAAAGTGAGATTGGCGCAAGTGGAGTGTGATATTAACTATTGAGGATAACAGGTTTGGTAAAGGAGAAGGAGAACAATGTTTCCTGCCCCAACTATGGAGGCCCTCCTGGCGAGTAAAAAAAATCCAAACATGAACCAATTGCATGTCTCCCTCCAAAACGGCCCAAAATCCGCCTTACAGACCAGTAATCAAACGTTGCCTATCAAAATTCCAATGATGCAaaaacacacacacacacacacaatTGTTAGGCCAGGGTTGGTAACAAACCAGAAATAGATAAACCAACAAAACACGGGGGGAATCTGGGGGAATCTTGTGCAAAGGCTACAACTAAACCACCACCACTGAATGAGATAAGGTAAAAGAGAAAGTAAGAAATGGGGAGCGATGTATCAATCTGGTCCGGGAATCAACGCCACCAACTATGCAAAGGGTAAAACTTCCAAGACTGCATTCCCATCGCCCATCTAACCGCAAAACCCATGCAAATACTATCAAGCCGCAGGAATCCTGTCGTGGTATCGGTGCGAGATGAGAACATAGCAGGGTCAACGGACCATTAACATCTCATCGATGAATGCAGTGTGCGTATCAAAGTTGCGATGGCGAAACCAACAGGCAGAACCCGTATAGTaaaagaagaggaggaggaagaagaagaagaagaagaagaagaaaagtGCCATGGGCCCCTCTGGCCATCATGTTTTCGTGTTGTCGTGTCCGTAGTTGAGCGTGATCGTCACCATCTCGTGTTTCGTAATCTCATTGTCGACGGGTCGAGGAGCGGAGTGAGGCGCAAAATGGTATGGGCCTAGTGTATAGGATGAGACGAAAAGCAAGCTGTAGCAGGCGGCTAAAAGTTTGCGACTGTCTGATCTACGAACACTCGAGGCCCTAATGGATCTCAACCAATCAGAGCGGTACCGATGGGTCCGGAGCTGACCGGATTAGGCCTTCGGCGCCTGAGGTGTTTCTGCATTGATACTAGAGAAACGGCGAGAGGCGTTGGCTTGCCCTAGTATGATGACCATCCTCCCTGTTGTGGAGTCTGCTGCGGTGCCCAGCCTGGCATGCCGGGCTGTTGAGCTGCACCACTTTGATGCTGCATGAACTGATGAGGGCTCGGGCTAGGTTGATATGGATTCTGGCCCATTGTTTGATACCCAGCGTCGCTTCCGGGCATGGAGCCTCCCATGGCGCCCATGGTCTGGTACTGCTGCACAGGTGTGCCGTGCATCGAAACGCTGCTTTGGACCTGGTGGAGTTGCGGTGATGCATGCATGGATGAGTGCTGCGGGAGCGGCGACTGCTGCGGGGGGCGTTGCGCATATTGTTGCATGTTGTGCTGCTGGGAAAGAGGAGATGGCTGCGGAGGTCCTTGCCACATGTGCGATGGCGGATAGCCGTGGCCGGGGCTCTGTTGAACACCAGGGAGCATACCGGGACCCATGCCCGATGCGGTCATACCTTGAGGCATTCCGATACTGGGTGGGCGGCGGTGCATCTGATCTGGGCGCAGTTGCTGCTGGGCCATTGGTGAAGGCACCATGTTGTTCTGTTGCATAGATTGCGGGCGGTAGCCTTGGCCTCCCAAGGGCTGTCCAGGTCTCTGTGGCGTTTGGGCAGACATGCCGTACTGGTTCCCGGGCATACTGACAGTCGTCGATGGGATACGCGGAGATTGCATGGCTTGCGTAACCTGTGGTGCATGGTCTCCTTCAGCAGTTCCAGGACGGTTTGGCTGCACCGGGGGCTCATGTGGTCGTGTCCAGACGTCGTTTAGGTAGTCTTTGCGATGCTTGCGCTGTTGCTCTAGCTGCTTGTTCACCTCGGCCGTCTGAGCAGCTGCGTTGAGGATTTCGCCAGATGGTGTTGGCCTGGTCAGATCCTGGTAGGGGGCGCCCTGCATCTCATGTCGTGGACGTTGAACGCCACTGTAGTCCCGGGGCTGCAGGTCAGCCGTCGTGCGCTGGTTGTATGCGTCCACATTGGAAGTTGGCATGCTTCCCGGCGCTGGGTTGAGGCCACCAAATGGCTGCATGGGATTGATGGCAGCTCCAAGGTAGTCCTGATTGTTGCCCGTGTAGGCGCCTGAGTGGGCAAATGCCATAGCGCTGGCGTGGTTCGCTTCCGCTGCAGCAGCTTCTCTTGCCTTGGCGGCGCCCGGTCTCTTTTCACCCGCTGCGTCCTCCTCGGTAAAGCCCTGCTTCCTAGCTTTGCTTTCCCAGTAGTCGTCGCGCACGCGCCGCCCGTTGACAATCAGCCTGCTGCCAAACTGTCTGAACATGGAGCGGGCAGTCACAATGGCAATCTGTCTAGACCGGTACGAGTACGGGAGGATCTCCTGGTGGATCAGATCGTCCTTTTCCGCCTGGGTGGCGATGATCTTGTACAATGACCTATTCTTGTTAAAAAGCAGATACGAGTCGCGATATCCGAGCACGCGCGCACACTCGGTTGCGAGCATGAAAAGCTTGTCGGCTCTGTTTGGCACGAAGAAGGTGCGGCAGCGGTATTCCCGTCCGTCGAGCGGGTGGCCCGTCTGTGTTACTTTTCGCTCGCCCGCCTCGTCGATTTCGCGGGGGATGTATTCGTCGCCTTCGGGGTTGAGTTGGTCGGTGGTGTGGTCGCGCACAGTGGGCAAGGCCTTGATGACGGTGGGTTTGGTGGGAGTCGACTTGGCCGAGGGCGTCACCTGAGGGGGCGAAGCGTGAGGTAGCGTCGTGGACTGCAATTGCGGAGTCTGCACGGGCGGTGCGCCGCCCGTGTGCTGCGGCGATGTTTGCGGAGGCTGAGAACCACGGTTGGGAGAGCCGGCATAGGACCTGGTTGGCTTATTAGGGCGGCCGCGGCTGCGCTTGTTGTTTGGCGTGTCATCGCCCTGCAGCTCGTAGTTGCTCTCAGGCGAGCGACTGCGCTTCAGGCCGCGCGATGGCTGCTGTTGCTGTGCGACAGGCTGTGGTGGGCCTCCGAAGACATCTGGTGGTTGTCGTTAGCAATTGCTTCGCGGGAGGCGGCGTCGGATGTAACAGACGCGCAAGCCAGTGAGATGGGCGGGGGATGGGGCGCGACTACTTACGCGACGGATCAATGGTGCCGGACGGGTCCATGATGCCGTTGCCAATGTGACCATTTGACATGATTTGGATAGGTTGTTGCACATGCACTGAGTACATCCAGGCGACGCAGGCGCAAGAGCGACCGAGCTCGAGGAAAGCTTCCGTCGAGCGTCGAGAAGCTCAGAGGGGGCCCAATGGGGAATGGGACGTTAGTTTGGGAGAGGGCACGATAGACGGCAAGAGTTGCTTGCGTGCATGCGTTGATGGGTTGATGGGTGTCGGAGTCGTAG from Pyrenophora tritici-repentis strain M4 chromosome 1, whole genome shotgun sequence encodes the following:
- a CDS encoding RSC complex subunit Rsc7, which encodes MSNGHIGNGIMDPSGTIDPSHVFGGPPQPVAQQQQPSRGLKRSRSPESNYELQGDDTPNNKRSRGRPNKPTRSYAGSPNRGSQPPQTSPQHTGGAPPVQTPQLQSTTLPHASPPQVTPSAKSTPTKPTVIKALPTVRDHTTDQLNPEGDEYIPREIDEAGERKVTQTGHPLDGREYRCRTFFVPNRADKLFMLATECARVLGYRDSYLLFNKNRSLYKIIATQAEKDDLIHQEILPYSYRSRQIAIVTARSMFRQFGSRLIVNGRRVRDDYWESKARKQGFTEEDAAGEKRPGAAKAREAAAAEANHASAMAFAHSGAYTGNNQDYLGAAINPMQPFGGLNPAPGSMPTSNVDAYNQRTTADLQPRDYSGVQRPRHEMQGAPYQDLTRPTPSGEILNAAAQTAEVNKQLEQQRKHRKDYLNDVWTRPHEPPVQPNRPGTAEGDHAPQVTQAMQSPRIPSTTVSMPGNQYGMSAQTPQRPGQPLGGQGYRPQSMQQNNMVPSPMAQQQLRPDQMHRRPPSIGMPQGMTASGMGPGMLPGVQQSPGHGYPPSHMWQGPPQPSPLSQQHNMQQYAQRPPQQSPLPQHSSMHASPQLHQVQSSVSMHGTPVQQYQTMGAMGGSMPGSDAGYQTMGQNPYQPSPSPHQFMQHQSGAAQQPGMPGWAPQQTPQQGGWSSY